A genomic segment from Capra hircus breed San Clemente chromosome 15, ASM170441v1, whole genome shotgun sequence encodes:
- the LOC102182153 gene encoding LOW QUALITY PROTEIN: olfactory receptor 56A3-like (The sequence of the model RefSeq protein was modified relative to this genomic sequence to represent the inferred CDS: inserted 1 base in 1 codon) has product MTAHQNGSISTEFSDFLLNCFVRSPSWQLWLSLPLSLLFLLAMGVNTTLLITIRLEASLHEPMYYLLSLLSLLDMALCLTVIPKVLAIFWFDLRSISFFACFLQMFTMNTIFAMESCTFMVMAYDRYVAICHPLSYLSIITVQFVVKAAIFISARSIFLTVPIPILSGRLHYCWENVIENCLCANMSVSRLSCGDIIINCLYQFACGWTLLGLDLILIFLSYTLILRAVLRLKSEGAVAKALSTCGSHFILILFFSAVLLXFVFTLVVEKKVSSDVPVLLNILHHIIPPALNPIVYGVRTQEIKQGIQRLLKKGW; this is encoded by the exons ATGACAGCACACCAAAATGGCAGCATCTCCACTGAGTTTTCAGACTTCCTTCTGAACTGTTTTGTCAGGTCCCCCAGCTGGCAGCTCTGGCTGTCCCTGCCCCTCAGTCTCCTCTTCCTACTGGCCATGGGGGTCAACACCACCCTCCTGATCACCATCCGGCTGGAGGCCTCTCTGCATGAGCCCATGTACTACCTGCTCAGCCTGCTCTCCCTGCTGGACATGGCGCTCTGCCTCACTGTCATCCCCAAGGTCCTGGCCATCTTTTGGTTTGATCTCAGGTCTATCAGCTTCTTTGCCTGCTTCCTCCAGATGTTTACCATGAATACTATTTTTGCCATGGAGTCCTGCACATTCATGgtcatggcctatgaccgctatgtggccatttGCCATCCTCTGTCATATCTGTCCATCATTACTGTCCAATTTGTAGTCAAAGCAGCCATTTTTATTTCGGCCAGAAGCATCTTCTTGACAGTACCCATCCCCATTCTTTCGGGACGTCTCCATTATTGTTGGGAAAATGTCATTGAGAACTGCCTCTGTGCCAATATGTCTGTCTCCAGGCTCTCCTGTGGTGATATTATCATCAATTGTCTCTACCAATTTGCTTGTGGATGGACTCTGCTGGGACTGGACCTCATCCTCATCTTCCTCTCCTACACCCTCATTCTAAGGGCTGTTCTGAGACTCAAGTCAGAGGGAGCTGTGGCCAAGGCCCTAAGCACATGTGGCTCCCACTTCATCCTGATCCTCTTCTTCAGCGCTGTCCTTC CTTTTGTCTTCACGCTTGTGGTAGAAAAGAAAGTGTCCTCTGATGTGCCCGTCTTGCTCAATATCCTCCACCACATCATCCCTCCAGCCCTCAACCCCATTGTCTATGGGGTGCGAACCCAAGAGATCAAGCAAGGAATCCAGAGATTACTGAAAAAAGGTTGGTAA